The genomic DNA CTTCAAGCTTCAAATTCTAATGTATTAGAAGCTGTAACAAAAATGATGGAGTAtcaattaatgaataattaaGGCAACAAAAATGCCATATCATTTATTTAAATGCAAGAAATATAAATGAGTTTATTTGCTATAATTACAAACTAAATTAAGCTAGGATAGCCTTTTGGTTTTAATCTGTGTACAATATTTGAAGATCAATTTCTAAATCATTAAAGTTTGAATCTTGGACCTCTTATGGATAATTGGTTTATGTTTGCAAATATTATAAGTTGTCAACAAATTGTCGCAATTTGGTAGGGTGAACAAGAATGTAGAACTATGAAATGCCCAATGTCACAAATGAAAGAGAATATGCCATTAGGAATATATGAACTGTAAATTCATGCGAACATTGATTTATATGGTTAGATTGGTGCTAACTCATGAACGTAGGATAATTGCTTGAAGAGTCTAGAGATCATGCCAACAAAAATATATACACTATAAATTTATGCAAAAACATCAATGTACAGGTGTATCTATATGGGTCAACTTTGTGTATTATTGTTTTGAGCTAGGTTCGAGACGACATTGAAATTGAGATGTAAAACCATGTTGAATTTGATAACTGAAATCTGTGAAAGATAAACTACTTAATTACTAAATTAAGTGACTTATTGGATAAAATGAGAAAGCCACATAGACAAATTTTAGGGCTTGAAGATTCCCTctttataattttaaatccaTTTATCACAATACCGACGCACCTAAAATAGTGTTGAGTGAACAGTGATTCAcatatttaaatatctatattgGATGTTTTTATCCAAATAGGAATATAGATCTGTCATGGTTGGGTGCAACCCCTATCTGGAATTTTGTTTAGGACCAAATCGAAGCAAAAATGAATACTTATTCCTGGACAGAGCATGGTCTTACTGAGATATAAAGGTGGTTGGTCAGCTGAGTGCAGATAGTTTATGCAGTATAGCTTTTTAAGAGGCAAATGGAGCATATATGTGGGGGTTTAGACATTAAATAAACCTTAAGACAAACAATTTTTTTTGGAATGTGACAAGTCCAGGAGACTGGCAGTCCTGTTGTGTATATTGTGCAAGTGGATGGCTGATGGCCGATAAAAGCTAAGCGGAATTGAACTCGACAAAAAGATAAATTTCTTTGGTTAACACAAGGAAATTACATAAACCAAAGGCAGGAAAATATATTGGTCTAGAAATCTGAAAATATCACTGGATATATTCTCTGTGGGCTTTtctgataatttttatttttctttgtggaGTTTGGGGAATAATTGTGTTTCCTCTATGTCCGACTAGTCAAATATCTATCAGTTTGTGTGCTTATTGTTCTCTATTCTCTTGCAGCCTGGACACTTTAATGGAAGTACCTATGATATAGTTTCAGCATTTCAGGTATGGAGTTTATGGAGATGATTTgttgttttagaaatttttgttgttgttgttgtatgtcTATGCTTTGATGAGTAATTGTTTTGTGCTTGGACACTTGGTCATTCATGGGATTTGgttttcttttattatattttattctttcttttgtCAAATATATATTAGTTTTTCATTATTTTCTCAATTCCTTCAACTAGAAACCTGTCCTTAATTGATTTGATGAGATAAAGTTGTTAAATTGATCTTGGGCTATGAATTTGGTTTGCCTTTtttctaagttttgaaaaaaggTACAGTCATATTCATTTGTCGTAACATTTCATTTTCTGCTTGACTATTCTCTACTGCTCTCTTAGAAATAAGCTTTGTTATAAAACAGTAGTTGAATGATAATCAATTCCAATTGCAAGGCATTTGGTAATTAGATGTAATATTTGGGACACTTTCTGTGTATGTGGTTAATGTACATACAAATTTTAGATGTAAAAAGCTGCATGCTGTACTCTAAAAATGTTGCATTTTAATATATAACCCTAATAAAATGTTGAAAAGGGTCAATAGAAAAGGACAAAAATCATAGGAacactctatttttttttttttttcaaaatcgtCAAAGTAGTACCCCACTTTGATTTTTTATCAAAAGGGTGTCCCATCCCCTTGTAAAATGATACTAATGCCCTCTGATGCGCTACATGCACACTCCCGCCTATTTTTCAGCCTAAATCCGGTCACGTTGTAGCAACTGTAAAACTGTAACGACTACAATTGAGCACCAAACTATGTTATAACAACTACAAAATCATAGCTACTATAACTGAGCAGTAAAACTGTGTcgtagtagctactacaactgcGAGTGGTGAATTTAATATATCATAAATATTCAATTAATTTTGGAACATATGAGTTTCTCATttaatattttcctttttttagttGTATTACAGAGACATTTGATGCGGAAGATATATCCCAAATATGGAGttcattttttaattatctcatcAAGTTAGAGAAGGATATATCATAACTATTCAATTATACACGCAACAAAAGTTCATCGACTAGTTCATTTTAGGGTTTAGGCTTTATGGTTTCTGAGCAAGCAACTTGTCCATGGAATTGTCACTCTTCTCCAAATTAAAACATCAATTTCTGATTCTTCTTGTGCATGGATTACAATTGTAGCAGCTGCGGTttcatagctactacaacgttatagttgtagtagctacatccccgtagttgctacaatgttgtagttgtagtagctacgaaaCAGTAACTTCTACAACTGCAATAGTAGTAGTAGCTACGTTcccatagctgctacaatgtgatggGATTTAGGTGGGAAAAAAGGGTGTATTGCATGTGTcagatgcatgcatatgttagaGGGTATATGTGTCCTTTTACAGGAGATTGGGCgcccttttgataaaaaaatcaaAGTGTGGTGCTACTTTGATGATTTAGAAAATGAGGGGCGTTTCTATGATTTTTGCCCAATGGAAAATGTCTAGTGAGTAAAATTCAAGATAAACTCTATACCACTCCAACAATTTCATGACTGTTAAGAGCTTTCTTTTTTGGAAATCTAAGTTGTTTTGGTTTTGCTTGTATGTAATAAGGaaacatttaaaattatattactaTTTACTTTGGTTTGAGTCGTGGAAACAATCTCTTGCAATAGAGGATGAATATTCATGGAATTTTCACAGGTAAAGTTTCAAGCTTTTGATATACTGTGTTGTGCTTGGACATTGTTTCTTGTTTTAGCAACTGTTGACAGCTTATCTCATTGCAAAACACTAAATGCAACCAAAGGAAGAAATCCTTCCTGGCATCCTGTTACATAATTGGAATTTTAATGCTTATTGAAATGATAAGATGCTCAAATAATTGTGTAGGTTGACATTCTGTGAGAAGCAGAACTCTTTTTACATATTTTCAACCCTTGTTTTAATTGATACAGAATCTGAAGCTTTTAATTGACATTCTGTGAATCTAAAACTTTGTACCTCTGTGCTTCTAGATCAATTTAATGGTTGATGACTTATCTTGTTTGTGGACACAATCTAGAACTGTTGATGTAAACTTCAAATAATTGCTGATATATTTTCAGTGTTATGGAGAATATGTTAGTGGGACAATAAATGACGATGAAAGAATGAATGTGGTACGCAATTCCTGCCCCGGGGCTGGTGCTTGTGGAGGCATGTATACTGCAAATACTATGGCATCTGCTATTGAGACAATGGGCATGTCACTTCCTTACAGGTATAAATTATGATTTAGAAACTTTATCATTGGTTCAAACCCTGAGGTTTCATTCTATCACAGAtgaatttaatcattttttttaaacttgaaaGCTCATCAACACCTGCAGAAGATCCACTGAAGTTAGATGAATGCCGTTTAGCTGGGAAGTATCTATTGGAATTGCTAAAAATGGATTTGAAGCCTCAAGACATTATAACAGATAAATCATTACGCAATGCTATGGTTATTGTTATGGCACTAGGAGGTTCTACTAATGCAGTATTACATTTAATTGCTATAGCTAGGTAGGTAAGGCTTCTTTAGAAAAACTAATTTAGAAGAGACTTCTTGCAATTTGATACATGCCATGTCTGCAGGTCTGTGGGTTTGCATTTAAGTCTGGATGATTTCCAGAAAGTTAGTGATAAGGTCCCTTTCCTTGCTGATCTCAAGCCCAGTGGAAAGTATGTGATGGAGGATTTACACAAGGCACGACTTGTTTCTAATTTCTTTGCTTCTTTGTCTCTTGATACAAATAGTAGTTAAacattataattttatataatatcTTGCAGATTGGAGGGACACCTGCAGTGATTCGGTACCTTTTGGAGGAAGGCTTTCTGGATGGAGATTGCATGACTGGTTAGTGTACGTCAGCAGAACTATTGTTTTATGTATTCAGTGTAACAAATGCATTTCACTTCCAGTCACAGGGAAAACACTTGCAGAAAATGCCAAGCTCTTCCCTTCTTTAACTGTTGGACAGGTAGAATTCTGAATATTAATCCTCTGAAGTTACTTCCCTGGATCCAATGCCCATTGCTAGCTCTTCTTGTGATAAAAACAGCAAATTATAAGACCGCTTGAGAACCCTATCAAGGCCACAGGTCATATTCAGATACTTTATGGAAATCTTGCCCCAGAAGGTTCTGTGGCTAAAATTACTGGGAAAGAAGGGTTATTCTTCTCCGGTATAATATTTAACAAGGATAGATCTTGCTGTTGGGTTCAATTTCATTATCTTTGGATTAAACAATTTTTCAATAACAAAAACAATGGGTGATTGGTAGGTCCTGCTCTTGTTTTTGAGGGGGAGGAGTCGATGATTACAGCAATTTCAGAGAACCCATTGAAATTTAAGGTAATCAACTTCTAACATTTTTTCTCTCCAGAGTTATCTCCTTTGCTGGCCTCGTTTTTGTTCATTTCACCGTACTGAACATCCAGACATACACCTGATTGCATATTTGTATATATCAATGAACCTAGATTTGTAGATTTTTTAAATGTATGAAGCTTGTAGCTAATATTTTTGTCATTATGGAGCTTACCTATCAAATCAAAGAAGCGCAAGGAGACCAACAGGTGCATAGGGCATTTTAAATTTTGTCAGATTGGACTCTGATGCACTATTAGTATGATAAATGCAAATATCCTTTGAAGGAGGTTGTGTTATGTTTTTGATGCCCCTTAAGTTGCTTCAAATGTAGATTAAACTTTAATAAGCAGCCAATTTCACTACTTTCACCTACTATTTGAGATTTACAAGCTTTCCTGAGTAATCCAAATAATCAGCCTTGGTTGCATATAGGGGGTCTTTGTTTAACAGCTTATCAGTTGGTCTCTGATGACCAACCAGTGTCGATTTTGCTGATGGAACAATTTGGAACAATTCTGTAACtagattttttttgtttcaaaTTCTTATTGTAGAGTATTTTCTGATTTGTCTTTATTGTTTGTTATGTTTCCAGTGCACCAATAAGTCTTTGCATTTTGATGCTCAACagggtaaagttgttgtcatcaGAGGGGAAGGACCCAAGGGTGGACCAGGTATGGCTGAAATGTTAACACCAACTAGCGCTATAATGGGTGCTGGTCTTGGGAAGGTACATTCTCTTCATATTTTCTTTGTTCGTTTTCCTAACAGTTAAAGGACTTGCTGTTTACTTATTTTCTATTTCACTCATTTGGAGCTTTAGTGTTTAAAGGAGTGTCACTCTTATCTGGTAAATTTGACTGAATAAACGTCTTCAGAATCACTTTGATCTTCAATAGAATAATGGTCTATGTCTAATtgaatttatataaaacaaacaaaattcaAATGCAGTGTTTCTATGAGCTTGTTTACTTGTCATCACCACTATTGCTTGCTACTGTTTGGTATGATCTAATATTTATGATCTTGTTGCAAATGACATCTATCAACCTTTGCCcatattttattttcaatctaCTCAAATCTTTGGGCTTCCAAAATCTTTGTAAACCTTGGATGATAAATTCTTCAAGAATTGGTGATCTAAATGATGCTAGGTCTTTATCATTTTCTGGTTTTCATTTGTGCACAGGAATGCGCCTTGCTGACTGATGGTAGGTTCTCTGGAGGATCCCATGGGTATGTTGTAGGCCATATATGTCCTGAAGCACAGGTATTTAActttcatttctatatttagTGGCAAAGTTTACCTTGAGATACCATTGATtccattgtccttgaatgttctTAGAGTAAACATTACATGGAGTACTAGTTTGCTATCCTGAAATAAATTGTTTGAGCACCTTAGTTATTTTTGGTtgagaaaattattttattttcttgaaCTATTTTAACCAACATGTGTGGAAGACAAGATCACAAGAACGAGATATTCATTCTAGTAGGAATAAATTCATAACATATCTGCAGAATGCAGACAAGTTATTGTTACATAATCTACATTTTCAGTATTTTCCCAAATATGAGATATTGATGTGTCTTTCTAACTTGATGTCACTATTTTATTGAGGCGGCCTTAGGTTAGGTGAAGAATAATGCTATATTTGGTTCATGGTATGAAATTTATATAGAGTAGAATATTTAATCCTAGGAAATGAAATTGTAAGGGAGTGAAATAAGAGCAGGAATTTGTCTTAATTTGTGCATGAAATTGAATAGATAAAAACATTTTTTCATTCCTATGTTTGGAATATAAGAATTCCTATATTTGGTCTATTAGATTATTGTATTGCAAGTAATAGACAAGTATGTGTTCATAATCATAGTATTACAAGGGATGTGTTCATAATCATAAAATGTTCTTCCTATTAATAGATAATGGTACACTTAATTCACTTGGTCCACTTGGTTTGCTCAGTTAACTTGGCTCATTGGGTCCACTCGGCTAATTGGGTCCACTCAACTCATTGTGTATCTTCTTGTTTATGAAATAGATAATGATTCGGTCAAACCACTTGGTTCATTTAGCCTGCTAGTTCCACCTTGTCACACTCCGCTTGAGCTAGGCTTATCAATATTTGCTGAACACACATGATCTACGCTAAAGTTAGAGAAAACAAATATTAAACTAAATGTGTATCTCTGAGGAGAGCCACAAAAATACCATGCAATCAACTCAAAAATCAACCTACAATTTGAGACTAAAAACTCTAGTATGTGAGAACACAATGCAAAGTGAGGTCAAAAAAGAAACACACAATTTATATCCGTGAGAAAAATCCATCTGAGAAGAATTCAGCAATCAACAAGTAATCAAGTTAACATTAAGTTATTGCCACCTTTTACCATTTAGGCACTTTATTATTCGCTTTATTTAAGCTTACATTATTTGTATTCTCAAGGTTATCAATAGTTGAATTCATTATTCTCTTATCATAATTCACATCTctgtatttgttttttttttttaacaattttaaCATGTCATTATGGTGAAACATAATAGTCTGTACCACAATCTCACAAATAGATAATCTCACTTGAGTGGTGTCCCCTATCGATGCAATGACATAGAAATATGTAAATGTCCCACATAATGTGTGACGCTAAAACCTCTGCACTCAAGTGCATGGACATTTGTCCCAATATACATATAACTCTCCAATGGACTAAAGTCCCTGAGAGCATGGGGCCGAAACTCAGCTTACATGGTTGGCTCAAAGTTTTCACCATCATCACATTGGATGTTTCAATATAAGTTAGACACTATTTTACTTGGTTTTCTCACTAGGTTTTATATTTCTAAGGACTAGCCTAGACTTCATCACTTTTAAAGTTTCTCTTGTTAGTTGATAAGTGAACAATTATAAATTTCATACACAGGGAAACAACTTAAAGGAAAGTATCAATAGCAAAAAGTaagaatataattttgaaaactaattcccTAGCATATTTCACCACATGTATAAATTCCTAGGAGCATGATAAGATAGAAGCAACAACTGAACATTAGTTATATTCCCTTATATAGCCCCAAATAACATTATAATTATCCTCGCGCTAGTCATTTAAGGACATTGTAAGTTTCCACTTATTAAAATCAGTCATATTTATAAATCTCATATTATATATAAGTTTCACATTTCCAGCCATCCACAACATAATTTAAGAGAAACAATCAGGAACACCCACCTCAACCAACTTTCTCATTTTCAATCATTCACAAGCTAATTTAAGAGAATTAAGCAATAACACCCACCTCAATTGAAGAGCCTCCACTTGATACTACTTGTTTGAGCATACAATGCACCCTTGAGCATATCCATAATTTCATCTAAAAAATGAAAGCCGACTCTTAGTTAAGTCAAAAATCACAGCAAAGAGCTTACCTTAAATGCAAAAGGATAGCAATTAGTCAGTTAGAAGAATACAAAACATAGCCCATGAcaactcaattctcattaagacaACACCTCCAGCAAGCAAAAGAAACTTACCGAGGAAATCTCAGTGCTCACAAGGAAGAAAGGTTGTTAAAAGATCCATGGAACCTCCACCCCTTATGATCAATGTTGCCCTAAACAAAGAGGTGAATTTGCACAACTTAAGTAGATCAATTGTAGAAACAAACCTCCCACAAGAGGAATACACACTCAAATGGCTAAGTGAATCCCAAATTAGAAATAAAGACACGAAGTTAAGCCACTCAAAAGAGAGGATCTCATATTGAGGGTTTCATCAAAACAATCATAGAGGTGAAAAAACCCTCATGTCGCAATCAGGTTGGCAAAAGGCGATTGCGCTCGCCCCTAGCGGCCCCACCAATCCGTCCCagaggtcaacacggaggaggtaaattacgggtggctactagccctTGGAATACTGACTGACGCatgagggaggcatttacctcgattatgtcgagatttgaaccccagatCTCAAGTTGACAATACCTGATGCGCTAGCCACTAAATCGTTCCGAGGGGACCTCATGTCACAATCAGGGAGATGACAGAAGGAAACATGACTCAGATTAAAGGGGGAGGAGTATTTACTTAAAATTTTCCCAACTTGAATATCCATTAATTGAAGATAATATTGTTAGTGATAATGCCTTAGGTGCACTCAAATTGCAAAGAGAATCACTTAGTTGCAttatttcatttatttattaatgaaattaaatcATTCTTTCTTTAGGATCACATTGAGTTTTTGTGattgttgattaaaataaaagatttttGCAATGATTTCCAATCATGTCTATAATGTGTGAACAATAATAAAGCATATAACAATGTTGCTAAAATCATCCTTGGTTGGAGTGATTATGAGAAAAGGATATCGATCTCATGTTCAACTAGCATACACTATGTTTTTTTGTGACAATTTGGTGATCTCATGCATATAAGCATAGATATCTCTAAACAAGTGCATAAATGTGGAGTTGAAGAATTCACGTTAGATGTTGTTGGTACGAGAACTAATTTGGTATACTACTCGATGTCTAAGAGATCTCATACAAACCGTACAAGTGAGCTTTAGACTTCAGTATTACTTATCTCATAAGAGGGTGAATATATTTTGATGTTTATAAATTTGGTTCTTTGCAAGTCAAGGGTTGCATGTGCCTTTATGTTGGGTGTGCTTTTAGCCTTATGAAGATAAGAAATaatcaatagaggattcattACTCTTGGTAATTAGGAAGGTTATGCCACATGACCAATTTAACCGATTACCACTTATTAAACTTATGCATAGTAGTAGATGCTAATTGAGAATGATTCTCAAATTGGATCCATTCCAATGAGCTATGGTTGAGTCAAGCAACTTCTTCGACCTTAGACCTGCTATATTTGGATAAACACTGATCCAAGTCCTAGGGACTAGGATAAGATGAGTTGTTGACTATTATGAAACCCACCACTT from Zingiber officinale cultivar Zhangliang chromosome 4A, Zo_v1.1, whole genome shotgun sequence includes the following:
- the LOC121969872 gene encoding dihydroxy-acid dehydratase, chloroplastic-like — protein: MQSSALSSTRSLRPYPSPTTNASATCSRPFFLSCLRPQRLCVSASSSYERQHVVESPPPPASEIPPIPHKLNRFSSRITEPKSQGGSQAILYGVGLSDDDMKKPQVGISSVWYEGNTCNMHLLRLAEAVREGVREAGMVGFRFNTIGVSDAISMGTRGMCYSLQSRDLIADSIETVMAAQWYDGNISIPGCDKNMPGTIMAMGRLNRPSIMVYGGTIKPGHFNGSTYDIVSAFQCYGEYVSGTINDDERMNVVRNSCPGAGACGGMYTANTMASAIETMGMSLPYSSSTPAEDPLKLDECRLAGKYLLELLKMDLKPQDIITDKSLRNAMVIVMALGGSTNAVLHLIAIARSVGLHLSLDDFQKVSDKVPFLADLKPSGKYVMEDLHKIGGTPAVIRYLLEEGFLDGDCMTVTGKTLAENAKLFPSLTVGQQIIRPLENPIKATGHIQILYGNLAPEGSVAKITGKEGLFFSGPALVFEGEESMITAISENPLKFKGKVVVIRGEGPKGGPGMAEMLTPTSAIMGAGLGKECALLTDGRFSGGSHGYVVGHICPEAQEGGPIGLIQNGDIITIDVVKRRMDVQLTEEQLAERRKNWTPPPLKATRGILYKYIKNVQSASRGCVTDE